A section of the Rhodopirellula halodulae genome encodes:
- a CDS encoding carboxypeptidase-like regulatory domain-containing protein → MSMKNILNMIAVFSIAATSVVSMTGCGPSAQADYASIGLVPITGTVTLDGQPVEGAVVQFVAPDTTFAYGTTDSEGHYEMKFNSEVMGVPPGEKIVRISTTASTGEVDTEGADDDDDAPRRRKKKTRDPNEKIPAAYNEDSQIKATVSAGQVVYDFALKSDGSAL, encoded by the coding sequence ATGTCAATGAAAAACATTCTGAACATGATCGCGGTGTTTTCGATCGCCGCGACCAGTGTCGTCTCCATGACTGGATGCGGCCCCAGCGCCCAAGCGGATTATGCATCCATCGGATTGGTTCCTATCACGGGAACGGTCACGTTGGACGGGCAACCTGTTGAAGGAGCCGTCGTGCAATTCGTCGCTCCTGACACGACCTTCGCCTATGGAACCACCGACTCCGAAGGCCACTATGAAATGAAATTCAATAGTGAAGTGATGGGCGTGCCCCCGGGGGAGAAAATCGTTCGCATCAGCACGACGGCTTCCACGGGCGAAGTGGATACCGAAGGCGCTGACGACGATGACGATGCGCCACGTCGCCGCAAAAAGAAAACGCGGGATCCGAACGAAAAGATCCCCGCCGCTTACAACGAAGATTCCCAGATCAAAGCTACTGTGTCCGCTGGACAAGTCGTCTATGACTTCGCATTGAAGTCCGACGGTTCTGCTCTCTAG
- a CDS encoding polysaccharide biosynthesis/export family protein: protein MQNRNINAPNRIRKLRSIITMLPVVFACLTGNVSAQWQSGELLTSAGQTHSAATVTSGRPVAASQFGSQAACGPCGSCGTHMVLTAEGYGCPKCMLGVDCNTACGSEARWQDMKPMDFDKYGPGGYTGPARLRHLARYHVRPGDQLQMVYLVTRRQDAGQYRLMPGDQVSIESIADEDLDRGSLESGLLIQPDGTITVRLLGQVQAAGLTVTGLRDLLEREYKAFYDDPAIDVTPVRTNTLAEDIRAAVGGLGGFTAQAITTTVMPDGHVRLPGIGQVSVQGFTLEQLKREVNLRYAEVVVGLEVEPILTQQAPHFVYVLGRVGTPGRQEVTTPTTVLGAIAAAGGHLPEGNLRQVVVFRRAEDWRMISTMLDLNGAVRGKRPTPADEIWVRDGDVIIVPDRPITVFGDFVRQVFTEGIYGIVPFGGISFTSETIN from the coding sequence ATGCAAAATCGCAACATCAACGCTCCAAACCGAATTCGCAAACTTCGCAGCATCATTACCATGTTGCCGGTGGTGTTTGCGTGCCTCACCGGGAATGTGTCCGCGCAGTGGCAATCAGGTGAGTTGCTGACATCGGCCGGGCAAACGCACTCGGCGGCAACGGTCACCAGCGGTCGGCCGGTCGCTGCATCTCAATTCGGCTCGCAAGCCGCGTGCGGCCCTTGCGGTTCCTGCGGCACGCACATGGTCTTGACCGCCGAGGGCTACGGTTGCCCCAAATGCATGTTGGGCGTCGATTGCAACACCGCCTGCGGCAGTGAAGCTCGCTGGCAAGACATGAAGCCGATGGACTTCGACAAGTACGGTCCGGGCGGCTACACGGGACCGGCTCGCCTGCGTCATTTGGCTCGCTATCACGTTCGTCCGGGCGACCAATTGCAAATGGTCTATTTGGTCACACGTCGGCAAGATGCGGGGCAGTATCGATTGATGCCGGGGGATCAGGTTTCGATCGAATCCATCGCGGACGAAGACCTGGATCGCGGGTCACTGGAAAGCGGGTTGCTGATCCAACCCGACGGAACGATCACCGTGCGATTGCTGGGACAAGTGCAGGCCGCGGGGCTGACCGTGACCGGGCTTCGTGATTTGTTGGAACGAGAATACAAGGCGTTCTACGACGATCCCGCGATCGACGTGACTCCCGTTCGCACCAACACCTTGGCGGAAGACATCCGTGCCGCGGTGGGCGGATTGGGCGGTTTCACCGCGCAAGCCATCACCACCACGGTGATGCCCGATGGCCACGTGCGTTTGCCAGGCATCGGACAAGTCAGCGTGCAAGGGTTCACGCTGGAACAACTCAAACGCGAAGTGAATTTGCGTTACGCCGAGGTTGTCGTTGGGTTGGAGGTCGAACCGATTCTCACTCAGCAAGCTCCTCACTTCGTGTACGTTCTCGGACGGGTTGGAACGCCTGGTCGACAAGAGGTCACCACGCCCACAACGGTTCTGGGTGCCATCGCCGCGGCGGGCGGACATTTACCCGAAGGCAACCTGCGTCAGGTCGTCGTGTTCCGGCGTGCCGAAGATTGGCGAATGATCAGCACCATGCTGGATCTCAACGGTGCCGTGCGAGGCAAACGACCGACGCCCGCGGATGAGATTTGGGTGCGTGACGGAGACGTGATCATCGTGCCCGACCGCCCGATCACCGTGTTTGGCGACTTCGTGCGTCAAGTCTTCACCGAAGGCATCTACGGAATCGTGCCTTTCGGCGGCATTTCGTTCACCAGCGAAACGATCAACTGA